Proteins encoded by one window of Bactrocera oleae isolate idBacOlea1 chromosome 4, idBacOlea1, whole genome shotgun sequence:
- the LOC106624357 gene encoding ATPase inhibitor mai-1, mitochondrial isoform X2, with translation MFVVRRSAARLYPSGMQFAKMSDSQIGDLGSGAGKGGGGGGTIREAGGSFGKMEAAREEEYFYKKQKEQLDRLKNDQIHQAEFHAQQIKEHEEAVQRHKTFLENVQK, from the exons ATGTTCGTAGTACGTCGTAGCGCAGCGCGCCTTTACCCCAGTGGAATGCA ATTTGCCAAGATGAGCGACAGCCAAATTGGCGATTTGGGTAGCGGTGCTGGCAAAGGTGGTGGCGGCGGTGGCACGATTCGCGAAGCTGGTGGTTCTTTCGGCAAAATGGAAGCGGCGCGTGAAGAAGAATACTTCTACAAGaag CAAAAGGAACAACTCGACCGTTTGAAAAACGATCAAATCCACCAAGCTGAATTCCATGCTCAACAGATCAAGGAACACGAAGAAGCTGTCCAACGCCATAAGACCTTCCTCGAGAACGTTCAGAAGTGA
- the LOC106624357 gene encoding ATPase inhibitor mai-1, mitochondrial isoform X1 — protein MAKSLTLFFFIAKVTTENTLYKMFVVRRSAARLYPSGMQFAKMSDSQIGDLGSGAGKGGGGGGTIREAGGSFGKMEAAREEEYFYKKQKEQLDRLKNDQIHQAEFHAQQIKEHEEAVQRHKTFLENVQK, from the exons ATGGCCAAGAGTttgacattgtttttttttattgcaaaagtgACAACTG AAAATACTTTATACAAAATGTTCGTAGTACGTCGTAGCGCAGCGCGCCTTTACCCCAGTGGAATGCA ATTTGCCAAGATGAGCGACAGCCAAATTGGCGATTTGGGTAGCGGTGCTGGCAAAGGTGGTGGCGGCGGTGGCACGATTCGCGAAGCTGGTGGTTCTTTCGGCAAAATGGAAGCGGCGCGTGAAGAAGAATACTTCTACAAGaag CAAAAGGAACAACTCGACCGTTTGAAAAACGATCAAATCCACCAAGCTGAATTCCATGCTCAACAGATCAAGGAACACGAAGAAGCTGTCCAACGCCATAAGACCTTCCTCGAGAACGTTCAGAAGTGA